The following proteins come from a genomic window of Bartonella apihabitans:
- a CDS encoding YggT family protein, translating to MIYALLSVIDMIFSVYIFILIAGAVFSWLYAFNIVNPHNPLIAAIGNFLYRSTEPVLAPIRRILPNLGSIDISPIVVFLIIYFIRIFMWRAYAGLFF from the coding sequence ATGATTTATGCTTTGCTATCTGTGATAGATATGATCTTTAGTGTCTATATTTTCATTCTCATTGCGGGCGCTGTTTTTTCCTGGCTCTATGCGTTCAACATCGTTAATCCGCACAACCCGCTGATAGCTGCAATCGGCAATTTCCTTTATCGGTCAACCGAACCGGTACTCGCGCCAATCCGTCGTATTCTGCCAAACTTGGGATCAATCGATATTTCGCCGATTGTCGTATTCCTGATTATCTATTTTATCCGTATCTTTATGTGGCGCGCCTATGCCGGACTCTTTTTCTAA
- a CDS encoding heavy-metal-associated domain-containing protein gives MSDQNTSLFKVEDMTCGHCVKTITNAIKEKYPSADVNIELDKHLVKVKGVADKASLANIMKEEGYTPQAL, from the coding sequence ATGTCTGATCAAAACACAAGCTTATTCAAGGTAGAAGATATGACATGCGGGCATTGTGTAAAAACAATCACCAACGCAATCAAAGAAAAATATCCGTCTGCCGATGTCAATATCGAACTCGACAAACATCTCGTCAAAGTCAAAGGTGTGGCCGACAAGGCAAGTTTGGCCAACATTATGAAGGAAGAAGGCTACACGCCTCAAGCCTTGTAA
- a CDS encoding MFS transporter, whose product MDAAVKAPHKSHNITKGDVAAVAIGNAVEFYDFIVYTTFAVMIGKTFFPSDNEFISLMSSVSTFGIGFIARPLGAILIGTYADKVGRKPAMILTMLLMAIGTAGLILLPGYEHIGIAAPILLVIARLAQGLAWGGEAGPATTFIMEAAPEGKRAFYASWQIVAQGGAAITAGLVGYILSLYLTHQQQTDWGWRIAFGLGLCILPIAILMRRHLGETLKLEDKAENNSTKGLLKEIFQHHSALIFIGIFVLSGSTVTQYFLNYTTTYALTELHYGENFAMLATFVVGLGVVIFALIGGYCADRFGRRITIVAPRIILLVILWPGLYLVNQFDSIWVFFGVITIFTALQNISGAGIVIFLCECFPKRLRATGFSISYALGISLFGGTAQIVVTWILELTGNPASPAFYLIFTNILCLGAVFLSRNKKAH is encoded by the coding sequence TAAAAGCCCCTCACAAAAGCCATAACATTACCAAAGGTGATGTTGCCGCTGTTGCTATCGGTAATGCTGTCGAATTTTACGATTTTATCGTCTACACAACATTCGCTGTCATGATCGGGAAAACTTTTTTTCCATCTGACAACGAGTTTATCAGCCTGATGTCTTCGGTTTCAACATTCGGCATAGGTTTTATAGCCCGCCCCTTGGGGGCAATCCTCATCGGCACCTATGCCGACAAGGTCGGACGCAAACCCGCAATGATCCTGACAATGTTGTTGATGGCGATCGGCACTGCAGGCCTTATTCTTCTACCGGGTTATGAGCACATCGGAATTGCAGCACCCATATTGCTGGTGATTGCCAGATTGGCACAAGGGCTCGCTTGGGGTGGAGAAGCAGGGCCTGCAACAACGTTCATCATGGAGGCTGCTCCGGAAGGAAAACGCGCTTTCTATGCGAGTTGGCAGATTGTTGCACAGGGTGGCGCGGCAATAACTGCCGGTTTGGTCGGCTATATCTTAAGCCTTTATCTGACCCATCAACAACAAACCGATTGGGGATGGCGCATTGCTTTTGGTCTGGGGCTTTGCATTTTACCGATTGCGATTTTGATGCGTCGTCATCTTGGTGAAACATTAAAACTTGAAGACAAAGCCGAAAATAACTCGACAAAGGGACTGCTAAAAGAAATATTCCAGCATCACAGTGCTCTGATTTTCATCGGGATATTCGTCCTTTCAGGCAGTACCGTTACGCAATATTTTTTAAATTACACAACGACTTATGCGCTGACCGAGCTGCATTATGGCGAGAACTTTGCGATGCTTGCCACTTTTGTTGTCGGATTGGGGGTTGTTATTTTTGCATTAATTGGCGGTTATTGTGCCGACCGGTTCGGACGGCGGATAACAATCGTTGCTCCCCGCATCATATTGCTCGTTATCCTGTGGCCGGGACTTTATCTCGTCAACCAATTCGACAGCATTTGGGTGTTCTTCGGCGTCATCACCATTTTCACAGCCTTGCAGAACATTAGCGGTGCCGGAATTGTTATATTCTTATGTGAATGTTTCCCGAAAAGATTGCGAGCCACCGGATTTTCTATCTCTTATGCTTTGGGAATTTCGCTCTTTGGCGGAACAGCGCAAATCGTTGTTACATGGATATTGGAGCTCACCGGCAATCCCGCCTCGCCTGCCTTCTACCTCATCTTTACCAACATTTTGTGTTTAGGTGCAGTATTTTTAAGCCGGAATAAAAAAGCTCACTAA
- a CDS encoding helix-turn-helix domain-containing protein, protein MQKIYFSIGELSKHSGCNIETIRYYGKIGLLDEPERTEGNQRRYVEADYKRLLFILRARNLGFSIEAIRQLIALSKHPDDPCGEADTIAHKQLAETRTKIARLKILEKELERITKPCVGHKIHECKVIESLADTSSLQA, encoded by the coding sequence ATGCAGAAAATTTATTTTTCTATTGGCGAACTTTCAAAACATAGTGGCTGCAATATCGAAACCATCCGTTATTATGGAAAAATTGGCCTACTTGACGAGCCGGAGCGTACAGAAGGCAATCAGCGCCGTTATGTCGAGGCCGATTACAAGCGCCTATTGTTTATTTTAAGAGCCAGAAATCTCGGCTTTTCGATAGAGGCTATACGCCAGCTTATAGCGCTTTCCAAACATCCGGATGATCCATGCGGGGAAGCGGATACCATTGCCCACAAGCAACTTGCAGAAACACGTACGAAAATTGCACGATTGAAAATTCTGGAAAAAGAGCTGGAGAGGATAACGAAGCCGTGCGTCGGCCACAAAATACATGAATGCAAGGTTATTGAAAGCCTTGCAGATACAAGCTCTCTTCAAGCATGA
- a CDS encoding invasion associated locus B family protein has product MKRLLCSFFVAGLLCSTLSAGAANDKGGKPNAATLPNGASSLTETYGLWTVNCAIQNGEKACALLRQEVNNQNQPVISMNVSTNNNGDVSGVIVVPFGILVSKPVKLQVDDTKAVVETGVRTCMPVGCIVPVAFDKTSTQALRAGKQLNVKATSAGNNEQPLDNLFVQLDGFGPALDRLNALKK; this is encoded by the coding sequence ATGAAACGTTTACTCTGTTCCTTTTTTGTGGCTGGTTTACTTTGTTCTACTTTATCAGCCGGTGCCGCTAATGATAAGGGTGGCAAGCCCAATGCCGCGACGTTGCCGAATGGTGCATCGTCATTGACTGAAACCTATGGGCTGTGGACCGTCAATTGTGCCATACAAAATGGCGAAAAAGCTTGTGCGCTGCTCCGTCAGGAAGTTAACAACCAGAACCAGCCGGTCATCAGCATGAATGTTTCGACAAACAATAACGGCGATGTTTCCGGTGTTATTGTTGTGCCTTTCGGCATTCTGGTTTCCAAACCCGTAAAGCTTCAGGTTGATGATACCAAGGCGGTTGTCGAAACAGGTGTTCGTACCTGTATGCCTGTCGGTTGCATTGTTCCTGTTGCCTTTGACAAAACGTCAACTCAGGCTTTGCGCGCTGGTAAACAACTCAATGTCAAGGCGACTTCGGCCGGAAATAATGAACAGCCGCTGGATAATCTCTTCGTGCAGCTTGATGGTTTCGGCCCGGCTCTTGATCGCTTGAATGCACTAAAAAAATAA
- a CDS encoding heavy metal translocating P-type ATPase has translation MSVPAAIASGLSTGTRHGLLVKGGNVVETLSKVDCITFDKTGTLTKGTPVVTDVVATEYSENEVLQLAVALERESSHPLAVAIITESGKRKIEAVSVKDVKAVAGKGIIAEWKGKPVFIGAPRFSHDYGVIGQTLQKSADKFESEGKTVVVVHHDGKAIGVIAMRDEPRDDALEALEELRRLNIEAVMLTGDNKQTGEAIARKLGLAVKAELMPGMKVEAIKELGKNHIVAMVGDGINDAPALAAANVGIAMGSGTDVALETADAAILRNRVSDIPTLISLARATMLNIKENVAIALGLKLIFLLTTIFGITGLWLAVMADTGATVLVTLNALRLLLFKK, from the coding sequence ATTTCTGTTCCGGCGGCCATTGCATCCGGACTTTCAACCGGCACCCGTCATGGTCTTCTTGTGAAGGGCGGAAACGTCGTCGAGACTTTATCGAAGGTTGATTGCATAACATTCGATAAAACCGGTACTTTGACCAAGGGCACACCCGTTGTCACAGATGTTGTTGCAACCGAATATTCGGAAAACGAGGTATTGCAACTTGCCGTTGCTCTGGAACGGGAATCGAGCCACCCGCTTGCTGTTGCCATTATCACCGAAAGCGGAAAACGGAAAATCGAAGCCGTTTCGGTGAAAGATGTCAAAGCCGTTGCCGGTAAAGGCATTATTGCCGAATGGAAAGGCAAGCCGGTTTTCATAGGTGCACCGAGATTTTCGCACGATTACGGTGTTATCGGCCAAACATTGCAAAAAAGTGCCGACAAATTCGAAAGCGAAGGAAAAACAGTCGTTGTTGTTCATCATGATGGCAAGGCAATCGGCGTTATTGCAATGCGCGACGAGCCAAGGGACGATGCGCTCGAGGCTTTGGAAGAACTCCGCCGGTTAAACATTGAAGCCGTTATGCTGACCGGTGACAATAAACAGACCGGAGAAGCCATTGCAAGAAAACTCGGACTTGCAGTCAAAGCCGAATTGATGCCGGGCATGAAAGTGGAAGCCATCAAGGAACTTGGCAAAAATCATATTGTTGCTATGGTTGGCGATGGTATCAATGACGCACCGGCACTTGCCGCCGCAAATGTCGGCATTGCCATGGGCTCGGGAACGGATGTGGCCTTGGAAACAGCCGATGCAGCCATATTGCGTAACCGCGTGAGCGATATACCGACACTTATTTCCCTTGCCCGGGCGACCATGTTGAATATCAAGGAAAATGTCGCCATAGCGCTCGGTTTGAAGTTGATCTTTCTTCTGACAACAATCTTCGGCATTACAGGCCTTTGGCTTGCGGTCATGGCCGATACCGGAGCGACTGTTCTCGTCACACTCAATGCATTAAGGCTTCTATTATTCAAAAAATGA
- a CDS encoding cation-translocating P-type ATPase encodes MAEVEKETIPHGHDHQKNSATEAGYDDKHHEIISLPIEAAQCRAEAKPASENEKEHDHEHHLNAGHHHDEHHEHAHDHCSADHCHDHSHEHHNHSHEHDDEDEEIVDDDPRLEAGNDSLWRVEGMDCAACARTITTALERMSGVENVHVSLTRERLSLKADKSRVSPEEIEKTVASLGYRLHKIDNDQPREQQEEKYWYQTQKGQAAILSGVLLALAYIASAFLPHFSFWFFTIAALAALLPVAKRAFAALKNGSPFTIEMLMTIAAIGAIFINATQEAAVVVFLFCVGEVLEGVATGHARAGIKSLSKLAPKTAWKEVDGKLEEVPAESLRISDIVLARPGDRLPADGVVIEGTSGVDESPITGESIPVTKTINSKVFAGSINNESTLRIRVETKPSDNTIARIISLVEEAQDAKAPTERFIDAFSKIYMPIIVGIAILVAIIPPLFDGQWREWNLSRIGSIIDRLPLCACYFCSGGHCIRTFNRHPSWSSCEGRKRRRDFIEG; translated from the coding sequence ATGGCTGAAGTCGAAAAAGAAACTATTCCACATGGTCATGATCATCAAAAGAATAGCGCCACTGAGGCCGGATATGATGACAAACATCATGAAATTATCTCTTTGCCAATAGAAGCCGCACAATGTAGAGCCGAGGCAAAACCGGCGTCCGAAAATGAAAAAGAACATGATCATGAACATCACTTGAATGCCGGACATCATCATGACGAGCACCATGAACACGCGCATGATCATTGCTCAGCTGACCATTGTCATGATCATTCGCATGAACACCATAATCATTCCCATGAGCATGATGACGAGGATGAAGAAATTGTCGATGATGACCCGCGGTTAGAGGCGGGAAATGATTCTTTATGGCGCGTTGAAGGCATGGATTGCGCCGCCTGTGCAAGAACAATTACCACCGCTCTGGAACGCATGTCGGGTGTCGAAAATGTCCATGTGTCGCTCACCAGAGAAAGACTGTCTTTAAAAGCCGATAAAAGCCGTGTGAGCCCCGAAGAGATAGAAAAAACAGTCGCTTCACTTGGTTATCGCCTGCATAAAATCGACAATGACCAGCCACGGGAACAACAGGAAGAAAAATACTGGTACCAGACGCAAAAAGGCCAAGCGGCGATCTTGTCCGGTGTTCTCCTTGCTCTTGCATATATCGCATCAGCATTTTTACCACATTTTTCATTCTGGTTTTTTACAATTGCCGCACTCGCTGCACTTCTTCCGGTTGCAAAACGGGCGTTTGCCGCATTGAAAAATGGCAGTCCCTTTACCATTGAAATGCTGATGACCATTGCGGCAATCGGTGCCATTTTCATTAATGCAACCCAGGAAGCCGCCGTGGTTGTTTTTCTCTTCTGTGTTGGTGAAGTGCTTGAGGGTGTTGCAACGGGTCACGCACGTGCAGGCATCAAATCATTAAGCAAACTTGCTCCTAAAACCGCGTGGAAAGAAGTGGACGGCAAGCTTGAAGAAGTGCCTGCCGAAAGCCTTCGGATTTCAGATATTGTCCTTGCAAGACCGGGCGATCGTTTGCCAGCTGACGGTGTTGTTATAGAAGGAACCTCCGGTGTTGATGAATCGCCAATTACCGGTGAATCGATCCCCGTAACAAAGACGATCAACAGCAAGGTTTTTGCCGGTTCCATCAATAATGAATCAACATTGCGTATTCGTGTGGAAACCAAGCCCTCCGATAATACCATTGCCCGCATCATCTCGCTTGTTGAAGAAGCACAGGATGCGAAAGCCCCGACAGAACGGTTTATCGATGCTTTTTCTAAAATCTATATGCCGATTATCGTCGGTATCGCGATCCTCGTCGCCATCATCCCCCCACTCTTTGACGGGCAATGGAGAGAATGGAACTTATCGCGGATTGGCTCTATTATTGATCGGTTGCCCTTGTGCGCTTGTTATTTCTGTTCCGGCGGCCATTGCATCCGGACTTTCAACCGGCACCCGTCATGGTCTTCTTGTGAAGGGCGGAAACGTCGTCGAGACTTTATCGAAGGTTGA